Proteins encoded by one window of Arabidopsis thaliana chromosome 2, partial sequence:
- a CDS encoding Oligosaccharyltransferase complex/magnesium transporter family protein (Oligosaccharyltransferase complex/magnesium transporter family protein; FUNCTIONS IN: molecular_function unknown; INVOLVED IN: biological_process unknown; LOCATED IN: plasma membrane; EXPRESSED IN: 24 plant structures; EXPRESSED DURING: 15 growth stages; CONTAINS InterPro DOMAIN/s: Oligosaccharyltransferase complex/magnesium transporter (InterPro:IPR021149); BEST Arabidopsis thaliana protein match is: Oligosaccharyltransferase complex/magnesium transporter family protein (TAIR:AT4G29870.1); Has 214 Blast hits to 214 proteins in 79 species: Archae - 0; Bacteria - 0; Metazoa - 151; Fungi - 0; Plants - 47; Viruses - 0; Other Eukaryotes - 16 (source: NCBI BLink).), which produces MAPRSDSQTGSSVSDGSDQSSMDPIFHLLRIVPFSFLRPPRLRLKIPSFTLPSPMTVYALILLTYFLVVSGFVYDVIVEPPGIGSTQDPTTGTIRPVVFMSGRVNGQYIIEGLSSGFMFVLGGIGIVMLDLALDKNKAKSVKASYAVAGVSSIVIAYVMSSWRKETTWREHSRIPRRSKTVDGAVLRHDEPFSLLSIPAS; this is translated from the exons ATGGCTCCAAGATCCGATTCGCAAACCGGCTCCAGTGTATCAGACGGTTCAGATCAATCCTCAATGGATCCAATATTCCACCTTCTCCGAATCGTCCCATTCTCATTTCTCCGACCACCGCGCCTCCGTCTGAAGATTCCATCGTTCACGCTTCCTTCTCCGATGACTGTATACGCTCTAATTCTCCTTACCTACTTTTTAGTAGTCTCCGGTTTCGTCTACGACGTAATTGTCGAGCCTCCGGGTATCGGATCAACTCAGGATCCGACTACTGGAACTATTCGACCCGTTGTGTTTATGTCGGGTCGGGTTAACGGGCAATATATCATTGAAGGTCTCTCTTCTGGATTCATGTTCGTTCTCGGTGGAATTGGGATTGTTATGCTTGATTTAGCGCTTGATAAGAACAAAGCCAAGAGTGTTAAAGCTTCTTATGCTGTTGCTGGTGTCTCCTCCATTGTGATCGCTTATGTCATGA GTTCTTGGAGAAAAGAGACGACGTGGAGAGAACATTCCAGAATACCTAGGCGAAGCAAGACTGTCGATGGAGCGGTACTCAGGCATGATGAACccttctctctcctctctatTCCAGCTTCTTGA
- a CDS encoding Oligosaccharyltransferase complex/magnesium transporter family protein (Oligosaccharyltransferase complex/magnesium transporter family protein; FUNCTIONS IN: molecular_function unknown; INVOLVED IN: biological_process unknown; LOCATED IN: plasma membrane; EXPRESSED IN: 24 plant structures; EXPRESSED DURING: 15 growth stages; CONTAINS InterPro DOMAIN/s: Oligosaccharyltransferase complex/magnesium transporter (InterPro:IPR021149); BEST Arabidopsis thaliana protein match is: Oligosaccharyltransferase complex/magnesium transporter family protein (TAIR:AT4G29870.1); Has 214 Blast hits to 214 proteins in 79 species: Archae - 0; Bacteria - 0; Metazoa - 151; Fungi - 0; Plants - 47; Viruses - 0; Other Eukaryotes - 16 (source: NCBI BLink).), whose protein sequence is MAPRSDSQTGSSVSDGSDQSSMDPIFHLLRIVPFSFLRPPRLRLKIPSFTLPSPMTVYALILLTYFLVVSGFVYDVIVEPPGIGSTQDPTTGTIRPVVFMSGRVNGQYIIEGLSSGFMFVLGGIGIVMLDLALDKNKAKSVKASYAVAGVSSIVIAYVMSMLFIRIKIPGYLY, encoded by the coding sequence ATGGCTCCAAGATCCGATTCGCAAACCGGCTCCAGTGTATCAGACGGTTCAGATCAATCCTCAATGGATCCAATATTCCACCTTCTCCGAATCGTCCCATTCTCATTTCTCCGACCACCGCGCCTCCGTCTGAAGATTCCATCGTTCACGCTTCCTTCTCCGATGACTGTATACGCTCTAATTCTCCTTACCTACTTTTTAGTAGTCTCCGGTTTCGTCTACGACGTAATTGTCGAGCCTCCGGGTATCGGATCAACTCAGGATCCGACTACTGGAACTATTCGACCCGTTGTGTTTATGTCGGGTCGGGTTAACGGGCAATATATCATTGAAGGTCTCTCTTCTGGATTCATGTTCGTTCTCGGTGGAATTGGGATTGTTATGCTTGATTTAGCGCTTGATAAGAACAAAGCCAAGAGTGTTAAAGCTTCTTATGCTGTTGCTGGTGTCTCCTCCATTGTGATCGCTTATGTCATGAGTATGCTCTTTATCCGTATTAAGATTCCTGGTTATCTTTATTAG
- a CDS encoding transmembrane protein (DUF872) (Eukaryotic protein of unknown function (DUF872); CONTAINS InterPro DOMAIN/s: Uncharacterised protein family UPF0414, transmembrane (InterPro:IPR008590); BEST Arabidopsis thaliana protein match is: Eukaryotic protein of unknown function (DUF872) (TAIR:AT4G29850.1); Has 270 Blast hits to 270 proteins in 73 species: Archae - 0; Bacteria - 0; Metazoa - 166; Fungi - 0; Plants - 98; Viruses - 0; Other Eukaryotes - 6 (source: NCBI BLink).), with protein MAYVDHAFSISDEDLMIGTSYTVSNRPPVKEISLAVGLLVFGTLGIVLGFFMAYNRVGGDRGHGIFFIVLGCLLFIPGFYYTRIAYYAYKGYKGFSFSNIPSV; from the exons ATGGCATACGTCGACCATGCGTTCTCGATATCGGACGAAGACCTAATGATTGGGACTTCGTACACCGTCAGTAATCGACCACCGGTGAAGGAGATCTCACTCGCGGTGGGTCTACTCGTATTCGGAACCCTAGGAATTGTTTTAGGTTTCTTCATGGCGTATAACCGTGTTGGTGGTGATCGAGGTCACG GGATTTTCTTCATTGTACTGGGATGTCTACTGTTTATCCCGGGGTTTTACTATACACGGATTGCATATTACGCTTACAAAGGATACAaaggtttctctttctcaaataTACCATCCGTTTAA
- a CDS encoding Myb/SANT-like DNA-binding domain protein: protein MSSSKMTTINGTDNLAWNDEQTRFYLELRIEEKLKGNIRNQNVNDAGRQTIIDRFYEVYGERHTWRKFGIKFTTCKKQYEGLVI from the exons ATGACAACTATCAATGGTACCGAT AATCTTGCGTGGAATGATGAGCAAACTCGTTTCTACCTTGAACTAAGAATTGAGGAGAAGCTTAAAGGAAATATTAGGAATCAGAATGTCAATGATGCTGGGAGACAGACTATTATAGATAGATTTTATGAGGTTTATGGGGAAAGACATACATGGAGAAAATTTGGGATCAAGTTTACTACTTGTAAGAAGCAGTATGAAG GTTTAGTAATCTGA